In Lentibacillus amyloliquefaciens, one DNA window encodes the following:
- the mraY gene encoding phospho-N-acetylmuramoyl-pentapeptide-transferase, which yields MMTIAIAFLITVLLSPIFIPFLRRLKFGQSIREEGPKSHIKKTGTPTMGGIMIVISVIITTIIMSGKYSSGSMGYEMWLLIFVMAGYGILGFLDDFIKVAMKRNLGLTSKQKMIGQLGIALVFYLILHVNDYATYIQIPGTSIQWELGWGYALLTIVMLVGASNAVNLTDGLDGLLAGTAAIAFGAFGVLAWYGFPQSEVTIFSLAAVGALLGFLVFNAHPAKVFMGDTGSLALGGALGAIAILTKMEIILIIVGGVFVIETLSVIIQVISYKTRGKRVFKMSPLHHHYELLGWSEWRVVTTFWLIGLIFAALGVYIEVWIA from the coding sequence ATGATGACCATCGCAATAGCATTTCTGATCACCGTCCTGTTGTCACCAATTTTCATTCCATTTTTACGCCGTTTGAAGTTTGGTCAAAGCATCCGGGAAGAGGGCCCAAAGTCACATATCAAAAAAACAGGAACACCGACGATGGGCGGCATCATGATTGTTATAAGTGTCATCATCACGACAATTATTATGTCCGGCAAATATAGTTCCGGATCAATGGGTTATGAAATGTGGCTTCTTATTTTTGTAATGGCCGGATATGGCATCCTGGGATTTTTAGATGATTTTATTAAGGTTGCGATGAAACGGAACCTTGGCTTAACATCTAAACAAAAAATGATTGGACAATTAGGAATAGCACTTGTGTTTTATCTTATTTTACACGTCAATGATTATGCTACTTATATCCAAATCCCGGGAACATCCATTCAATGGGAACTGGGATGGGGATACGCACTGCTGACTATTGTAATGCTTGTAGGAGCTTCCAATGCCGTCAACCTGACCGATGGGCTTGATGGACTGCTTGCCGGTACAGCGGCCATTGCATTTGGGGCCTTTGGTGTTTTGGCCTGGTATGGTTTCCCGCAAAGTGAAGTGACTATCTTTTCACTGGCAGCGGTCGGCGCATTGCTCGGTTTTTTGGTGTTTAATGCTCATCCGGCCAAGGTTTTCATGGGTGACACCGGTTCGCTGGCATTGGGCGGGGCCCTTGGCGCCATTGCTATTTTGACGAAAATGGAGATTATCCTGATTATTGTCGGCGGTGTATTTGTTATCGAAACCCTGTCGGTTATTATTCAGGTCATTTCATATAAGACAAGGGGCAAACGCGTATTTAAAATGAGCCCGCTGCACCATCATTATGAACTGCTTGGGTGGTCAGAATGGCGTGTTGTGACAACTTTCTGGCTGATAGGTCTGATTTTCGCAGCGCTTGGGGTATATATAGAGGTGTGGATAGCTTGA
- the mraZ gene encoding division/cell wall cluster transcriptional repressor MraZ — protein MFMGEYQHNIDSKGRIIVPAKFREGLGDSFVVTRGLDKCLFAYPMDEWKLLEEKLKKLPLTKKDARAFTRFFFSGAIECDVDKQGRINIPQPLRNYAALDKECVVIGVSNRVEFWAEEKWKTYFDDSEESFGEIAENLMDFDI, from the coding sequence ATGTTCATGGGCGAATACCAGCACAATATCGATTCAAAAGGAAGAATTATTGTGCCTGCCAAGTTTCGGGAGGGGCTTGGAGACAGCTTTGTTGTCACCCGTGGACTGGATAAGTGTTTGTTCGCCTACCCAATGGATGAATGGAAATTACTTGAAGAGAAGTTAAAAAAGCTCCCGCTTACGAAAAAAGACGCCCGTGCATTTACAAGGTTTTTCTTCTCCGGCGCAATTGAATGTGATGTGGACAAACAGGGGAGAATAAACATCCCGCAGCCGTTAAGGAACTATGCTGCTTTGGATAAAGAATGTGTTGTCATAGGCGTATCCAATCGGGTTGAATTCTGGGCTGAAGAAAAATGGAAAACCTATTTCGATGACTCGGAAGAATCATTCGGTGAAATTGCCGAAAACCTGATGGATTTTGATATTTAA
- a CDS encoding penicillin-binding protein codes for MNKNRNTNIMTGILIILFVGVFLLISGRFLYIQATGAIDGVSLEELAEEKRTASYTLDAERGKIYDRNGMTLAYDRPTYRIQAIVSESHTQNEDEPMHVDNPEEVAKKLAPLLDADEGYLLEQLNEGINNDQFQVEFGNAGKEISQETKEEIEALGLSGINFVEEPIRYYPNGMFASQIIGFAQKNDGVISGVTGIENEMNDLLSGDDGSISYERDQYNTKLLNPNEVVKEPEDGGDVYLTIDQKIQTLLEDTMTQMNNEYSPERMTAIVMDPKTGEVLAMSNRPSYNPNNLKDVENWYNDAISTPVEPGSTVKMFTWAAAIEEGVYNGDEWYKSGKYQISDRVSPVRDHNGGEGWGSITYDEGFARSSNVAASKLVWEKIGTETYLDYWNAFDFDEKTGIDLPGEEAGQLVYNYPRDKITTSFGQASTITPIQQMKAATAIANDGKMVKPYVISKTKNPNSNKTIDEKSTEVVSEPISKETSDQVMDLLGSVISSEHGTGKEYQLEDYSVAGKTGTAQISENGSYLTGHGNYMYSFLGMAPKEDPQLMMFVSVKQPDIKATETGSVPLSFIFKNVMKNSLHYLDIEPDKEEAEQIESVQLPKMIDQETSQVKNQLTDSGLNVSVIGSGNTITKASASEGEELLPGDRIILVTDEPKMVDISGWSLRDVLELSDLMGLKLEPMGNGYVATQNIEEGTPIEKGDYLGVELKPPQADEEQTEEQTQDN; via the coding sequence ATGAATAAAAACAGGAATACCAACATCATGACCGGAATTTTAATTATATTGTTTGTTGGGGTGTTTCTACTCATATCGGGGAGGTTCCTTTACATTCAGGCAACCGGTGCAATCGATGGCGTATCACTGGAAGAATTAGCAGAAGAAAAGCGAACTGCATCTTACACCCTTGATGCAGAACGCGGCAAAATTTATGATCGAAATGGTATGACATTAGCATATGATCGCCCTACATACCGAATTCAAGCTATTGTCAGCGAGTCACATACGCAAAATGAAGATGAACCAATGCATGTCGATAATCCGGAAGAAGTTGCAAAGAAGCTGGCTCCTTTACTGGATGCGGATGAAGGTTATCTGTTGGAGCAGCTGAATGAAGGCATTAATAACGACCAGTTCCAAGTAGAATTCGGCAATGCGGGCAAAGAAATCTCACAAGAAACAAAGGAAGAGATTGAGGCATTGGGACTTTCCGGCATTAATTTTGTCGAAGAGCCTATCCGCTATTATCCCAATGGCATGTTTGCTTCACAGATTATCGGGTTTGCACAAAAAAATGATGGCGTCATCAGTGGTGTAACTGGTATTGAAAATGAAATGAACGACCTGCTAAGTGGAGATGACGGCTCTATTTCGTACGAACGTGATCAGTATAACACGAAATTATTAAATCCAAATGAAGTCGTCAAAGAACCGGAAGATGGCGGAGATGTTTACTTGACGATTGACCAGAAAATACAGACACTGCTTGAAGACACTATGACACAAATGAATAACGAGTACAGTCCTGAGCGTATGACCGCAATTGTCATGGACCCGAAAACCGGTGAAGTGCTGGCTATGAGCAACCGGCCAAGCTATAACCCGAATAACCTGAAAGATGTGGAAAATTGGTACAATGATGCGATTTCCACACCTGTTGAACCGGGCTCAACAGTGAAGATGTTCACATGGGCAGCTGCAATTGAAGAAGGTGTTTATAACGGAGATGAATGGTATAAATCAGGCAAGTATCAAATCAGTGATCGCGTAAGTCCGGTCAGAGACCATAATGGCGGTGAAGGCTGGGGCTCCATAACGTATGATGAGGGCTTTGCCCGTTCTTCAAACGTGGCCGCTTCCAAACTTGTATGGGAAAAGATCGGAACCGAGACATATTTGGATTACTGGAATGCGTTTGATTTTGATGAAAAAACAGGCATCGATTTACCTGGGGAAGAAGCCGGACAACTTGTTTATAACTACCCGCGGGATAAAATCACAACATCCTTCGGTCAAGCAAGTACCATAACTCCAATTCAGCAAATGAAAGCTGCAACAGCGATCGCAAATGATGGAAAGATGGTCAAACCGTATGTTATTTCAAAAACAAAGAATCCAAATTCCAATAAGACAATTGATGAAAAATCAACTGAAGTTGTCTCAGAACCAATTTCGAAAGAGACTTCCGACCAAGTGATGGATTTGCTGGGCTCAGTCATTTCATCCGAACATGGGACAGGGAAAGAATATCAGCTCGAAGACTATTCCGTTGCAGGCAAAACGGGCACAGCCCAAATATCTGAAAATGGAAGCTACTTGACCGGCCATGGCAACTATATGTATTCATTCCTTGGCATGGCGCCGAAAGAAGATCCGCAGCTGATGATGTTTGTGTCTGTCAAACAGCCTGACATTAAAGCAACTGAAACCGGTTCGGTTCCTCTTTCATTTATCTTCAAAAATGTCATGAAAAATAGCTTGCATTATTTGGATATCGAACCTGACAAAGAAGAAGCCGAACAAATTGAAAGCGTGCAGCTGCCGAAAATGATTGATCAGGAAACATCTCAAGTAAAAAACCAGTTGACCGATAGTGGTTTGAATGTTTCCGTCATCGGGTCGGGAAATACCATCACCAAAGCCAGTGCCAGTGAAGGTGAAGAGCTGCTGCCGGGTGACAGAATCATTCTGGTAACGGATGAGCCGAAAATGGTGGACATTAGTGGCTGGTCACTGCGGGATGTCCTTGAATTATCTGATTTGATGGGGCTTAAGCTCGAACCAATGGGAAATGGCTATGTGGCGACACAAAACATTGAAGAAGGCACACCAATTGAAAAAGGTGACTATTTAGGAGTTGAGCTCAAGCCGCCGCAAGCTGACGAGGAACAAACAGAAGAACAAACACAAGACAATTAA
- the ftsL gene encoding cell division protein FtsL: protein MNENLAQSWEKSYSSSAPQQDKQTLVKVRKKGWITKGEKVLYSLVAVMLIAVSIYVVSFASTTDTLNREVESLEANVQHQKVTNEGLVYEKKQLERPERITRIAKENGLKIQDAQVKQATAFNNN, encoded by the coding sequence ATGAATGAAAATCTGGCGCAAAGCTGGGAAAAGTCTTATTCCTCGAGCGCACCACAACAAGACAAACAAACATTAGTTAAAGTCCGGAAGAAAGGCTGGATAACAAAAGGTGAAAAGGTTTTATACTCACTTGTAGCTGTTATGCTGATTGCTGTCAGTATTTATGTCGTATCCTTCGCTTCCACAACAGATACGCTGAACAGGGAAGTAGAGTCACTTGAGGCGAACGTACAGCATCAGAAAGTTACCAACGAAGGACTTGTTTATGAGAAAAAGCAATTAGAAAGACCTGAGCGCATTACCCGGATTGCGAAAGAAAACGGGTTAAAAATACAAGATGCCCAGGTAAAACAGGCAACAGCTTTTAACAATAACTAA
- a CDS encoding UDP-N-acetylmuramoyl-L-alanyl-D-glutamate--2,6-diaminopimelate ligase, producing MNLSKLLSVLPFYDTSAPIDDITINQIEADSRKVNKGSLFVCIEGFTVDGHDFVHQAVENGASAILAGKDVNASVPVIRVSDTSKSMAIVASKFYGYPTRQLPLIGVTGTNGKTTTTYLLESIFNQYNRKTGLIGTIQMKIGDEVYPVHNTTPDALSLQKTFDKMNRENVKTAIMEVSSHALDMGRVNGCEFDIAVFTNLSQDHLDYHADMKDYLHAKSLLFAQLGNTYDEENKKFAVINQDDPHHSVLEKSTAQHVVTYGLDSDAQVKATDINLEVTKTEFTMVTPAGSTRIKVSLIGKFNVYNMLAASAAAVSAGVPLNMIKAALENVQGVDGRFQPVDDNQDFATVVDYAHTPDSLENVLETIKEFAENKVYVVVGCGGDRDKTKRPLMASVAMQYADKAVFTSDNPRTEDAQAILNDMTEGLQGDHYTVIENRRDAIFHAVGEAEKGDIILIAGKGHETYQEIGHTRYDFDDRITAKEAIQQKVQ from the coding sequence ATGAACTTATCGAAATTGCTTTCGGTGCTGCCATTTTATGATACTTCAGCACCTATTGACGACATAACAATCAATCAAATTGAGGCAGATTCCAGAAAAGTGAATAAAGGAAGTCTGTTTGTTTGTATAGAAGGTTTTACGGTTGATGGCCATGATTTTGTTCATCAGGCAGTTGAAAATGGCGCTTCTGCAATCCTTGCGGGAAAAGATGTAAATGCTTCGGTTCCGGTTATTCGCGTTAGTGACACGTCCAAATCAATGGCGATTGTGGCTTCAAAGTTTTATGGCTATCCAACTCGACAGCTGCCGCTCATTGGTGTAACCGGTACGAATGGCAAAACGACTACCACTTATTTACTTGAATCAATATTTAACCAGTATAACCGGAAAACAGGGCTTATTGGGACCATCCAGATGAAAATCGGGGATGAAGTCTATCCTGTACATAATACAACGCCTGATGCACTGAGTTTACAAAAAACTTTTGATAAGATGAACCGGGAAAATGTGAAGACTGCCATCATGGAAGTATCTTCCCACGCTCTTGATATGGGACGTGTTAACGGGTGCGAGTTTGATATTGCCGTGTTTACGAATTTATCCCAGGATCATTTGGACTATCATGCGGATATGAAAGATTATCTGCATGCTAAAAGTCTTTTGTTTGCCCAGTTAGGGAATACTTATGATGAGGAAAACAAGAAATTTGCAGTCATTAATCAGGATGACCCGCATCATTCAGTTCTGGAAAAAAGCACTGCACAGCATGTCGTCACTTACGGTCTTGATAGTGACGCACAGGTGAAGGCGACAGATATAAACCTGGAGGTAACGAAAACCGAATTTACAATGGTTACACCGGCAGGTTCGACCCGAATAAAAGTGAGTCTGATCGGCAAGTTCAATGTTTATAATATGCTTGCTGCAAGTGCGGCTGCCGTAAGTGCCGGTGTTCCGCTGAATATGATTAAGGCTGCGCTTGAAAATGTTCAAGGTGTTGACGGTCGTTTTCAGCCGGTAGATGATAATCAGGATTTCGCGACTGTAGTGGACTATGCGCATACACCTGACTCACTGGAGAATGTGCTGGAGACCATTAAAGAATTTGCGGAAAACAAGGTGTATGTCGTGGTGGGTTGCGGCGGTGATCGTGATAAAACAAAACGGCCGCTCATGGCTTCGGTTGCCATGCAATATGCTGACAAAGCTGTTTTCACTTCTGATAATCCGCGTACGGAAGATGCGCAAGCTATTTTGAATGATATGACAGAAGGGCTCCAAGGCGATCATTACACGGTTATCGAGAACCGGCGGGATGCCATTTTTCATGCCGTTGGTGAAGCGGAAAAAGGTGATATCATATTAATTGCCGGAAAAGGTCATGAAACCTATCAGGAAATTGGGCATACCCGATACGATTTTGATGACCGCATAACAGCAAAAGAAGCCATTCAGCAAAAGGTTCAATAA
- a CDS encoding stage V sporulation protein D — translation MKRVSSVTVRKRIIAVFLVGLLVFTIIDVRLGYVQFVIGDELMNLADESWSRDITFEPERGKILDRHGEVLAENVSAPSVIVVPNQVKNPQKTANDIADVLNISEQNAYDYVTKNAVYTRVHPEGRKITEEQEQAFRRLNLDGVYLAKDSKRHYPFDDYLSHVLGFAGIDNQGLMGLELFYNDRLNGEEGSLSFYSDAKGRELDQLADDYEAPEDGLNLKTTIDSKVQTIMERELDLAESQYNPDGAMAIAVDPDTGGVMGMATRPNFHPENYQNVDSEIYDRNLPIWSTFEPGSTFKIITLAAALEEEMVDLEEDHFHDDGDISVGGTELHCWKGGGHGQQSYLEVVQNSCNPGFVQMGSELGKEKLFSYINDFGFGQKTGIDLRGEGNGILFDPDDIGPVELGTTSFGQGVSVTPIQQVMAVAAAVNGGKLYEPSIAKKWIDPKTDKVVDTIEPELKERVISESTSEEIRYALESVVAEGTGRPAYVDGYRVGGKTGTAQKVGPDGNYLANNYVVSFMGFAPADDPEIVVYVALDNPQGTVQFGGPVVGPIVGTIIGDSLRAMGVEPSEDGPEKEYTWPEQPPVEVPDLIGMRKEDLIEYQTNLSIESSGSGDYIIDQEPSPGTKVDQGQTVRIYLSDKNSS, via the coding sequence ATGAAACGCGTATCTTCAGTAACTGTACGAAAACGAATCATAGCGGTTTTTTTGGTGGGTCTGTTGGTATTTACAATTATCGACGTGCGGCTGGGTTATGTCCAGTTTGTCATTGGTGATGAGCTGATGAATCTTGCCGATGAATCCTGGAGCAGGGATATAACGTTCGAGCCTGAGCGCGGCAAAATATTGGACAGGCATGGTGAAGTGCTGGCAGAAAATGTATCAGCTCCTTCTGTGATCGTTGTTCCCAATCAAGTGAAAAATCCCCAGAAAACAGCAAATGATATAGCCGATGTGTTAAATATCTCAGAACAGAATGCGTATGATTATGTGACGAAAAATGCTGTTTACACGCGCGTTCACCCTGAAGGCAGAAAGATAACAGAAGAACAGGAGCAGGCCTTCAGAAGATTGAATCTTGACGGTGTGTATCTTGCGAAGGATTCAAAACGCCACTATCCTTTTGATGACTATTTATCCCACGTGTTGGGTTTTGCCGGGATTGACAATCAGGGACTTATGGGACTTGAGCTTTTTTATAATGACCGCCTAAACGGGGAAGAAGGAAGTTTGTCGTTTTATTCAGATGCCAAAGGTAGAGAACTGGATCAGCTGGCTGATGATTATGAAGCACCTGAAGATGGGCTGAATTTGAAAACGACAATTGACTCCAAAGTACAGACGATTATGGAGCGTGAACTGGATCTTGCCGAGTCGCAGTATAACCCCGATGGTGCCATGGCAATTGCTGTGGACCCTGATACGGGAGGCGTTATGGGAATGGCCACACGTCCTAATTTTCATCCGGAAAATTATCAGAATGTGGACTCCGAGATATATGACCGGAATTTGCCGATATGGAGTACATTTGAACCGGGTTCAACTTTTAAAATTATTACATTAGCAGCTGCTTTGGAGGAAGAAATGGTGGACCTTGAAGAAGATCATTTTCATGATGACGGGGATATCTCAGTGGGCGGAACGGAACTGCACTGCTGGAAAGGCGGCGGTCATGGTCAGCAAAGTTATCTGGAGGTCGTGCAGAACTCCTGTAACCCTGGGTTTGTACAGATGGGATCAGAACTTGGCAAGGAAAAATTATTCAGTTATATAAACGATTTTGGATTTGGACAGAAAACCGGGATTGACTTGCGCGGTGAAGGGAATGGCATTTTATTTGACCCGGATGATATAGGTCCGGTTGAGCTTGGAACGACTTCATTTGGGCAAGGGGTTTCAGTAACACCGATCCAACAGGTAATGGCTGTGGCAGCTGCTGTTAATGGCGGCAAGTTATACGAACCCTCTATCGCCAAAAAGTGGATTGATCCGAAGACAGACAAGGTTGTTGATACAATTGAACCGGAATTGAAAGAGCGGGTGATTTCCGAGTCAACATCGGAAGAAATCCGTTATGCGCTTGAGAGCGTTGTGGCTGAAGGTACCGGTCGTCCAGCGTACGTAGATGGCTATCGTGTCGGCGGCAAAACAGGCACCGCCCAGAAAGTAGGGCCTGACGGTAATTACTTGGCGAATAACTATGTTGTATCATTTATGGGATTCGCCCCTGCTGATGATCCGGAGATTGTGGTTTATGTGGCACTTGATAACCCGCAAGGTACAGTACAGTTCGGTGGACCAGTAGTCGGACCAATCGTCGGAACCATAATCGGGGACAGTCTGCGGGCAATGGGCGTGGAACCGAGCGAGGATGGACCTGAGAAAGAATATACCTGGCCGGAACAGCCACCTGTTGAAGTGCCGGATCTGATCGGTATGAGAAAGGAAGATTTAATTGAATATCAGACGAACCTCTCAATTGAATCAAGCGGATCAGGGGACTATATTATTGACCAGGAGCCAAGCCCCGGAACTAAGGTTGATCAGGGGCAAACAGTAAGAATTTATTTATCTGATAAAAATTCATCGTGA
- the rsmH gene encoding 16S rRNA (cytosine(1402)-N(4))-methyltransferase RsmH, whose protein sequence is MFNHYSVLEEEVINGLAIKPDGTYVDCTVGGGGHAERIVSRLNDEGLLIAFDQDQEALQAAEDRLNPFHERMLFVQANFRELEEKLADHQIDITDGFLFDLGVSSPQLDQGERGFSYQHDAKLDMRMNQEQELDARDIVNEWSYSQLVKIFFSYGEEKFSKQIARKIETMRKEQAIDTTYQLVEIIKDAIPAPARRKGGHPAKRIFQALRIAVNDELSAFNDALHQAARCVGINGRIAVITFHSLEDRICKQAFKKWTSAKPVPRNLPVIPDDHQAPFKLVNKKPLIPSEDELDENRRSHSAKLRIVEKTGQWNEDFTYEEGWRKL, encoded by the coding sequence ATGTTCAATCATTACAGTGTATTAGAAGAAGAAGTCATTAATGGACTGGCTATTAAGCCTGACGGTACATATGTCGACTGTACAGTTGGCGGCGGAGGTCATGCTGAGCGGATTGTCTCACGCTTAAACGACGAGGGACTTTTAATTGCTTTTGATCAGGATCAGGAAGCATTGCAAGCCGCAGAAGACCGTCTTAATCCGTTCCATGAAAGGATGCTTTTCGTTCAGGCAAATTTCAGGGAGCTGGAAGAAAAATTAGCGGATCACCAGATCGATATCACTGATGGTTTTTTGTTTGACCTTGGCGTTTCTTCACCGCAGCTGGATCAGGGTGAAAGAGGCTTTAGCTATCAGCACGATGCCAAGCTCGACATGCGCATGAATCAAGAGCAAGAGCTTGATGCACGTGACATTGTAAACGAATGGTCCTACAGCCAACTTGTTAAAATATTTTTCAGTTATGGTGAAGAGAAGTTTTCCAAACAAATCGCACGTAAAATTGAGACGATGAGGAAAGAACAGGCAATCGATACAACTTATCAGCTGGTGGAGATTATTAAGGATGCAATCCCCGCCCCTGCCCGACGAAAGGGAGGACATCCTGCCAAGCGGATATTCCAGGCGCTCAGGATTGCCGTCAATGACGAATTAAGCGCTTTTAACGATGCACTTCATCAAGCTGCTCGATGTGTCGGCATTAATGGCAGGATTGCTGTTATTACATTTCACTCACTTGAGGACAGAATCTGTAAACAAGCATTTAAAAAATGGACAAGTGCAAAACCGGTCCCGCGAAACTTACCTGTGATTCCGGACGATCATCAGGCACCATTCAAACTGGTCAATAAAAAACCGCTAATACCGAGTGAGGATGAACTGGATGAAAATCGACGCTCCCACTCAGCCAAGCTTCGAATCGTGGAAAAAACAGGGCAGTGGAATGAGGATTTCACATATGAAGAAGGGTGGAGAAAATTATGA
- a CDS encoding UDP-N-acetylmuramoyl-tripeptide--D-alanyl-D-alanine ligase, whose translation MLFTTKWLAAIFDDLNGNASDSIKINEVTTDSRKKTHQSLFIPLVGEKFDGHHYMKEAFNQGAVAAIWDKTKEVPDFLPQDFPLFFVDDTLAAMQKLATCYRGSVDPAVIGVTGSNGKTTTKDLIAAVIAPSIKTHYTKGNLNNQIGVPLTILSMPADTKALVVEMGMNHFGEIETLSKIAKPDYAVITNIGESHIEYLGSREGIAKAKMEIAQGLSDEGHLLIDGDEALLRQSRYQNSVITCGFELTNDVHIQNVKLFQDSTRFQLSDGEEYTLPLLGSHHALNASFAVTIATLLGIEKPTIKQALTSLELTSMRFEMLAGKNGSSIINDAYNASPTSMKASVNVVKELEGFKQKVLVLGDIFELGDQSKSLHQTVADSIDDSFDAVFTLGEDSLEITLLVKKRYQTIDCRHFTSREKLSIALKDYLKERTLILFKASRGMQFETFVTEAAEQSE comes from the coding sequence ATGTTATTTACGACAAAATGGCTTGCAGCTATTTTTGATGACTTAAACGGAAATGCAAGTGATTCAATAAAGATTAATGAGGTAACAACTGATAGTCGGAAAAAAACGCATCAGTCGCTCTTCATTCCGTTAGTCGGTGAAAAGTTTGACGGTCATCATTATATGAAAGAAGCGTTCAACCAGGGAGCAGTCGCTGCAATCTGGGATAAAACGAAAGAAGTGCCTGATTTTTTACCCCAGGATTTTCCGTTGTTTTTTGTTGACGATACGCTGGCTGCCATGCAGAAACTCGCGACATGTTACCGCGGGAGTGTGGATCCTGCTGTCATCGGCGTAACGGGATCGAATGGCAAGACAACGACTAAAGATCTGATCGCTGCAGTGATTGCTCCATCAATTAAAACGCATTATACGAAAGGTAATTTGAATAATCAAATCGGTGTGCCATTGACGATTTTGTCCATGCCTGCTGATACAAAAGCACTGGTAGTTGAGATGGGTATGAATCACTTCGGCGAGATTGAAACGTTGAGCAAAATAGCAAAACCCGATTATGCTGTGATCACGAATATCGGCGAGTCACACATTGAATACTTGGGTTCAAGAGAGGGCATCGCCAAGGCGAAAATGGAAATTGCTCAAGGGCTGAGTGATGAGGGACATTTATTGATTGATGGCGACGAAGCACTGTTAAGGCAGTCTCGTTATCAAAATTCTGTCATCACTTGCGGCTTTGAACTAACCAATGATGTGCACATACAAAATGTTAAATTATTTCAGGATTCTACACGGTTTCAGCTTTCAGACGGTGAGGAATATACGCTTCCATTGCTGGGAAGCCATCATGCGCTGAACGCTTCCTTTGCCGTAACGATTGCCACACTGCTCGGCATTGAAAAACCGACTATTAAGCAAGCATTGACCAGTCTGGAATTAACATCAATGCGGTTTGAAATGCTCGCGGGCAAAAACGGTTCATCAATTATCAATGATGCATATAATGCTTCGCCAACATCAATGAAGGCAAGTGTGAATGTTGTGAAAGAACTGGAAGGATTTAAGCAAAAAGTGCTTGTGTTAGGGGATATATTTGAACTTGGCGATCAATCGAAATCTCTTCATCAAACAGTTGCTGACAGCATTGATGATTCATTTGACGCTGTTTTTACACTTGGAGAGGATTCATTGGAAATTACGTTACTTGTAAAGAAACGCTACCAAACAATTGATTGCAGGCATTTTACTTCCAGAGAAAAATTATCTATAGCACTGAAAGACTATTTAAAAGAACGTACATTAATTTTATTTAAAGCCTCAAGGGGCATGCAATTCGAGACATTTGTCACTGAAGCTGCTGAGCAGTCGGAATAG